From Fundulus heteroclitus isolate FHET01 chromosome 5, MU-UCD_Fhet_4.1, whole genome shotgun sequence, a single genomic window includes:
- the LOC118563106 gene encoding sialidase-4-like — MLNIPAMDTFCPSVPQTSFKPKVYRIPALLCVGETLLTFAERRTEKADHCAEELVMKRGELRRESSKVTVEWTEYKVVEEAQIDGYRTMNPCPVYDSANRKLFLFFMCVEGNCTEWWQIENYCNKARLCYITSENCGQTWSGLTELTDRLPEHCVTFAVGPGHGLQTENGTLMVPAYVYVGVKPAKPIPRAVSLYSNDSGKSWHFGSLLEGKSIECQMAEVSDASGRFIYCNARNEGGHRVEASSNSEGQIFTIYNNKKLVETGFGCQGSVVSFPAQTEAAAEGVATQWLLYTHPSHKCKRRDLGVFLNKTPSDPKAWSEPWILYHGPSGYSDLAYLGDGWFACLFECGKNHETEQIALKIFHFTEIKVDTKESHSCPLQGSTMSFGSEIFTCFS; from the exons ATGTTAAATATACCAGCAATGGATACGTTTTGTCCTAGTGTTCCACAAACCTCTTTCAAACCCAAAGTTTACAGGATTCCTGCTCTTTTGTGTGTGGGAGAAACGCTTTTGACCTTTGCTGAGCGGAGAACAGAAAAAGCCGATCACTGTGCGGAAGAACTGGTTATGAAAAGGGGAGAGCTGCGGAGGGAAAGCAGCAAAGTCACTGTTGAG TGGACTGAGTACAAAGTAGTGGAAGAGGCACAGATTGATGGATACCGCACCATGAACCCCTGCCCAGTGTACGACAGCGCAAACAGGAAactcttcttgttcttcatgTGTGTAGAAGGAAACTGCACTGAATGGTGGCAAATAGAAAATTACTGCAACAAAGCCCGCCTCTGCTACATCACAAGTGAGAATTGTGGACAAACCTGGAGTGGACTGACTGAATTGACAGACCGTCTACCTGAGCATTGTGTCACTTTTGCTGTGGGGCCTGGTCATGGGCTTCAAACAGAGAATGGGACACTAATGGTTCCAGCTTATGTCTATGTAGGTGTGAAGCCTGCAAAACCTATTCCACGTGCTGTCTCCCTGTACAGCAATGATTCTGGTAAAAGCTGGCATTTTGGCTCTTTGCTTGAAGGAAAATCAATAGAGTGTCAAATGGCTGAGGTTTCTGATGCAAGTGGCAGATTCATCTACTGCAATGCCCGCAATGAGGGAGGACATCGGGTGGAAGCCTCTAGTAACAGTGAGGGGCAAATCTTtacaatatataataataaaaagcttGTGGAAACAGGTTTTGGCTGCCAGGGAAGTGTGGTCTCCTTCCCAGCTCAAactgaagctgcagcagaaggTGTTGCAACCCAATGGCTGTTATACACCCACCCAAGCCATAAGTGTAAAAGGCGTGATTTAGGtgtgtttctgaacaaaacCCCATCTGATCCAAAGGCATGGAGCGAACCCTGGATCCTGTATCACGGACCCAGTGGTTACTCAGACCTGGCTTACCTTGGTGATGGTTGGTTTGCGTGTCTGTTTGAATGTGGGAAGAATCACGAAACTGAGCAGATAGCTTTAAAAATCTTTCACTTCACTGAAATTAAGGTTGACACCAAAGAAAGTCATTCCTGCCCTTTGCAGGGATCCACTATGTCTTTTGGGAGCGAAATCTTTACTTGCTTTTCCTAA